In Labilibaculum sp. DW002, the genomic window GCACTAGCCAATCTTGCATTGGTAACCAAAGGTACATTTAAGTCAATCGCAGTTCTTCTGATTGAATAATCGTTATTCAGCTCCGTTTTGCTTAAGTTCTTTGGTATGTTAATTACCAAATCAACTTTATGTTCTTTTATCAAACTTTGAGCTGTAATTTCAACATCTTCATCAGGCCAACCTACACTTTCGATGGTAACACCGTTCTCTTCCAAGAATTTTGCAGTACCTCTAGTTCCATACAATTTATGCCCTCTTTCTTCAAGCATTTTTGCACTTTTTAAAAGCTCTATTTTCGAGCGAATAGGTCCGCTACTAATCAAAACACTCTTCTTCGGAATTCGATAACCCACTGACAACATTGACTTTAGTATCGCATCGTAATAATCTGGTCCAATACAACCAACTTCACCTGTCGAAGCCATATCTACACCCAAAATAGGGTCGGCTTTTGACAGTCTCGAGAAGGAGAACTGTGAGGCTTTCACACCAATATTTTCTAATTCAAACATAGATGGCATTTGCGTAGGAATTGGTCCATCTAACATTGCTGTAGCAGCCAGCTCTACAAAATTGTAATCCATTACTTTGGATACAAAAGGAAAACTTCGACTAGCTCTTACATTACATTCGATCACTTTTATATCATTATCCTTTGCCAGAAGTTGCATGTTAAATGGCCCAGTGATATTCAATGAATTGGCAATTTCACTTGCAATCTTTCTGATACGTCGAATTGTTTCAAAATACAGTTTCTGCGGAGGGAATACCAAGGTCGCATCTCCTGAGTGAACACCTGCAAATTCAACATGTTCAGAGATTGCATCTATCAGAATTTCACCATTTTTAGCGACCCCATCAAACTCAATTTCCTTGGCTTGCTGAATAAATTCACTCACCACGACAGGATATTGTTTAGACACCTGTGTCGCCAAATTCAAGAAATGTTCCAACTCATTTTTATTAGACACCACATTCATAGCGGCACCTGAAAGCACGTAACTTGGACGAATCAAAACAGGGAAGTCTACTTCATCGATAAAGGTATGAATGGCTTCAATACTACTCAATTCTGCCCAACGTGGCTGATCTACTCCCAAATCATCAAGCATTGCAGAGAAAGTCTTTCTATTTTCAGCTCTGTCAATACTCTCTGGAGATGTTCCGAGAACCTTGACTTCAGACTTATGCAATCTCATAGAGAGGTTATTAGGAATTTGACCTCCCACCGATACAATTACGCCTTTAGGTTGTTCCAAATCAATTATATCAAGGACTCTTTCAAAAGATAGTTCATCAAAGTATAATCGATCACAAACATCATAGTCTGTACTTACCGTTTCCGGATTGTAATTGATCATAACTGAACGGTAACCTTCTTTCTTCACACCACTTAAAGCATTTACACTACACCAGTCGAATTCCACGCTGGAGCCAATACGATATGCACCAGAACCAAGAACGATAACTGACTTATTGTCATTCTCATAAACCAAGTCATCTTCACTTCCACTATAAGTTAAATAAAGGTAGTTGGTTTGAGCAGGATATTCGGCTGCAAGCGTATCAATTTGCTTTACAACCGGAGTAATTCCAAGTTTTTTACGTGTATTCCTTACCTGTAAAAGCTCAGATTCCATATTTCCACTTTCAGGTTTTAGAACAAAACGAGCGATCTGAAAATCAGAAAATCCATACACTTTTGAATCTTTAAGTAATGCATCAGGTAATTCCTGTAAGTTGTTATATTTCTGAAGATCCCATTTCAATTTTGTGATGTGCTCTAGCTTGCTTAGAAACCACTTATCGATCTTCGTAAGATCATGTATTTTATCAATAGAATATCCTTTTTCGAAAGCCTGAGCAACAGCAAATATTCTCATATCTGTAGGGTTAGCCAATTCTTTATCAACATCCTCAAACTTAGAATGGACATTCCCCACAAAACCATGCATGCCCTGCCCGATCATTCTCAGACCTTTTTGAATAGCTTCCTCAAAGTTTCGACCAATGGCCATCACTTCTCCAACCGACTTCATGCTTGAACCAATCTCCTTGGTCACGCCTTCGAATTTATTCAAATCCCAACGCGGAATTTTACATACCACATAATCGAGAGCTGGCTCAAAACAAGCTGTAGTTGTCTTGGTTACAGCATTCTTTAGATCTTGCAATGCATAACCCAATCCTAATTTTGCTGCTACAAAAGCTAGTGGGTAACCTGTTGCTTTAGAGGCTAATGCTGAAGATCTAGATAGACGAGCATTCACCTCAATCACACGATAATCCTCTGAATTTGGATCGAGTGCGTATTGAACGTTACACTCTCCAACCACGCCCATATGGCGGATAATCTTAAGAGCGAGTGATCTTAACTTGTGGTATTCCGAGTTCGTAAGAGTTTGCGATGGCGCAATTACGATACTTTCACCCGTATGGATTCCAAGCGGATCAAAATTCTCCATATTACATACCGTAATACAGTTGTCGTAAGCATCACGAACAACCTCGTATTCTACCTCTTTCCAACCTTTCAGAGACTCTTCAATTAATATTTGAGATGAATAGGACAAAGCATTTTCTGCTAAGCTTCTTAGCTCATCCATATTATTACAGAAACCTGAACCTTGTCCACCTAATGTGAAGGCTGCACGAACAATGATTGGGAAACCAAGTTCTTCTGCTGCTTCCAAAGCCGCATCAATCGACCCTACAGCCATACTGTTTGGCGTTTTTACGTCAATCTTGCGAAGTTCATTAGCAAATATTTCCCTATCTTCTGTTTTAATGATTGTCTCGATAGGTGTTCCAAGTACTTTTAGATTATATTTTTCAAGAGTTCCTGCATTGAAAAGCTCAATACCACAATTCAGTGCAGTTTGTCCACCAAATGCTAAAAGAATACCATCCGGCTTCTCTTTTAGGATCACTTGTTCTACAAAATGAGGCGTAACAGGTAGAAAGTAGATTTCATCTGCAATACCTTTTGATGTTTGTACGGTTGCAATATTGGGATTTATTAGTACAGTTTTGATCCCTTCTTCCTTCATGGCCTTTAAAGCCTGAGAACCTGAGTAATCAAACTCACCCGCTTCACCAATCTTAAGTGCTCCGGAACCTAATACTAATACCTTCTTTATATCTTGCTTCATTTTATATGCGAATTAAAGGGCTAAACTATTTTTTATTGCTTTTAAAATCTTCAATCATTTCTATGAAATCATCGAATAAGAATTCCGTATCAGTTGGTCCACTTGAAGCCTCAGGGTGAAACTGTGATGAGAAGAAAGGTTTGCTAGCATGCTTAATCCCTTCGCAAGTATCATCATTTGCATTTACAAATAATGGCTCCCATTCATTTGGCAATGTGTCCATATTAATTGCATAACCATGATTTTGTGAGGTAATGAAACAACGCTTGCTGCCTTTCAAAACAACTGGTTGGTTGTGACTTCTGTGACCATACTTCAATTTGTAAGTGTCAGCGCCAGCTGCTAAAGCCATCAATTGTGTACCCAAACAAATACCCATTATTGGTGTATCTTTTTCGAAAACAGATTTAAGGTTAGCGATCGCTTTCACATTTTGCTTTGGATCTCCAGGACCGTTCGATATAAATAGCCCATCATATTCTTCGTTCGTGAAATCATAATCGTGAGGAACACGAATTACTGTTGTATCGCGCTTCAACAAACAACGAATAATGTTGTTTTTCACACCACAATCAAGCAATAATACTTTGTGTTTTCCATCTCCATAAACAATCTTTTCCGATGTGCTTACCTGCGCAACAAGGTTTTCAAGATTTGGATCCTTCCATTCTGGCTCTACATCTTCAAAAACAATTTTTGCAAGCATACTTCCTTGTTCACGAAGCTTCTTAGTTAATGCTCTTGTATCCACACCATAAATACCTGGTATTTTATGCTCTTTCATCCAATCACCTAAACTAAGGCTTGCATTCCAATGACTAAATTCCTCGGTGTAATCAGAAACAATAAAAGCCGACACTTGAATTTTTTCAGACTCGTAAAAACGAAACAAATCATCCTCTTGAAGTGTTCCTGGAACGCCATAATTCCCAATCAAAGGGAAAGTACTCACTAAAATCTGTCCTCGGTAAGAAGGATCAGTTAAGCTTTCAGGATAACCTGTCATAGCGGTGTTAAATACCATCTCCCCTGCAATGGATTCCTGATAACCAAAAGATGTACCGGTGTACTCCGATCCATCCTGTAAAATCAATTTAGCTTTTGTCTTCACTGACATAAAAGTTCTATAAAATGGTTTATAATTAGTTTTTTATATTGTATTAGAACAGAATTAATGGCTGCTCTTATATTCTATTTAATAAATTCATGTAGGCTTCTTTCGTTTTGTTGAAATTAAAACCAATGAATATATCATTCATCTTATCAACGATCTTATCGTTACACAAGTTCCCAATACTTCCTTCATGAACATGTTTCACTTTTCCATCGTATTCAAAATTACCTTCTTCAACAATTTGCCCAATCTTCTTATAAGCATCTCGGAAAGGAATGCCATCAAGTACCATTTGGTTTACCTCTTCCACAGTAAACATGTATTTGTAACGCTCGTCTTTAATAACTTCTTTATTGATTTTCACATTAGATAACATGACTCTAGTCATTTCAATACAAGCAATCATTTTATCAAAGGCTGGCATAAAAAATTCCTTTGTCAACTGATAATCTCTATGATATCCAGATGGTAGGTTAGATGTTACAGCTTGAATTTGAGCAGGCAACATCTGCAATGCGTTTGCATGAGCACGAATCAATTCAAAAACATCAGGATTCTTTTTATGTGGCATAATGCTACTACCTGTCGTTAATTCATCAGGAAAGCTTAAGAAATTAAAGTTTTGACTGTTGTACAAACATGCATCCATAGCTAATTTGGCAATTGTCATCGCCATATTTGCTAATGCCGAAAGAACTGTAAATTCCATTTTGCCACGACCCATTTGGGCATAAACAACATTATAGCTCAAATCTCTAAAGCCTAATAAGTCGGTTGTCATTTGTCTATCTAGTGGGAAAGATGAACCATAACCAGCTCCAGACCCTAAAGGATTCTGATTAACAACCTTGTAAGCTGCTTGAAGAACCATCATATCATCCGATAAGCTTTCTGCATAAGAACCAAACCATAAACCAAATGAAGATGGCATTGCTACTTGAAGGTGTGTATAACCAGGTATTAAAACATTCTTATTTTTGTTACTTTTTGCGATCAACTCATCAAATAGAAGTCTTCCTTCTCGTACTATTTCTTCTAGTTTATTTCTTGTAAATAGTTTCAAATCTAAAAGAACTTGATCATTTCTAGATCTTCCACTGTGTATCTTTTTTCCTATATCCCCTAAGGTTTCTGTAAGTTGATATTCTATCTGAGAATGAACATCTTCAATACCATCTTCGATTACGAAAGCATCATTTTTTATTGAAGAATAGATTTTGCGCAATTCTTCTTGAATCATTTTCAGTTCTTTCTTCTCTAATAATCCAATAGATTCAAGCATTTCAATGTGTGCAAGTGAACCTAAAACATCAAATGCTGCAAGTTGCAAATCCAATTCTCTATCCATACCGACAGTGAATTGTTCAATTTTCTTATCAACCTTTACGCCTTTGTCCCAAAGTTTCATAGTATTTCTTTTTATAGGTGCTAGTGTATGTTATTGTTTAATCCGTTTTGCCTTTTTCGATCAGAAATCTAATCGAGTTTCAAACCATCCAACAAGTTATAATATTTTTCGATTCCATCTCCAATTTCATTTATGTAGATGAACTCATCGGCAGTATGAGAACGTGCAGAATCTCCAGGGCCTAATTTTACTGTTGGAAATCCTTTCATTATCGCCTGATCTGAAGTTGTTGGTGATCCATAATATTTCATTCCTAAGTTCAATCCATTCTGTATTAATGGGTGATCCATAGGAATCCCAGATGAATTCATTCTGAAAGAACGAGCAGAAACTTTACTTTCCAATTTCTCTTTGATGATTGCGAATGCTTTTTCGTTCGTATAGTACTCGTTTGTACGTACATCAACAACAAACTTACACGATGATGGAACAACATTGTGCTGTGTTCCTGCATTAATTTGAGTTACAGACATTTTAACTGCTCCTAATACCTCCGACTCTAAAGCAAACTTGTATGAATGAAGCCATTCAATATCTTTAATCGCGATATTAATTGCGTTAACACCTTCATTTCTTGCTGCATGACCAGGAACCCCTATCGCATCGCAATCCAATACCATCAAACCTTTTTCAGCAATTGCCATCTCCATTAAAGTAGGTTCTCCAACAATTCCCACATCAATTCGACCAATTTCATCCTGAATTAATTCAAAACCTCCAGTACCTGAAATCTCTTCTTCTGCAGATGCAACAAAAACTCTATTGTATGCTTGATCTGAGCCTTCTAAAGCTAAAAAAGAAGCAAAAAGAGAAACTAAGCATCCTCCTGCATCATTACTACCAAGCCCATATAATTTTCCATCTTCAATACATGGATCAAGTGGGTTTTTAGTATATTTTTCGGAAGGTTTAACGGTATCTAAATGAGAATTTAGCAATAGAACAGGCTTTGTTGAATCAAAATCCTTATTATAAGCCCAAACGTTATTTCCTTTACGATGAACCTTATATCCGAAAGAATTCAATTTCCCTTCCATTACATCAGCAACCTGATCCTCCTCTTTACTAAAAGATTGAATGGAAATTAATTCCTTGAGTGTACTTAAAGCTATTTCTGTATATTTTTCAAAATTCATATCTTCAGCTTAAGAATTAATTACCTGTGTTCCTGATGATTGATGTTTTTCCATTGAAACGAAGTTTCCAATATAAACCTCTTCAACACCCTTTGCCAATGCATAAAATGCGTTTTGGGTTTTAGGTAACATCCCAGTATTAATTTTTCCGGCAGTAACCATATCCGAACATTTCTCTTTCGACAAAACAGGGATAACACTACTTTCATCTTCTGCACTCATTAACACTCCGAGTTTTTCAAAACTATATATCAGTTTCACTTTATAGAATCTACTTAATGCTACTGCAACTTCTGTTGCTACAGTGTCTGCGTTCGTATTTAATAATTGTCCTTGCCCGTCATGAGTTATGGGAGCAATAGCCAAAACAGAATTACATTCAATTTGCTTACACAAAGCCAATGTATTAACATTAGTGATATCACCAACGAAACCATAATCGACTTCATCTACAGGTCTTTTTTCTGCTCTAATTAGATCTAAATCGGCGCCGCACAAACCTAAAGCATTAACGCCTCTTGCTTGCAATGCTGCAACAATATTCTTATTGATTAAGCCAGCAAAAACCATACTAACCAATTTTAAATTTTCAGCATCTGTT contains:
- a CDS encoding M20 family metallo-hydrolase: MNFEKYTEIALSTLKELISIQSFSKEEDQVADVMEGKLNSFGYKVHRKGNNVWAYNKDFDSTKPVLLLNSHLDTVKPSEKYTKNPLDPCIEDGKLYGLGSNDAGGCLVSLFASFLALEGSDQAYNRVFVASAEEEISGTGGFELIQDEIGRIDVGIVGEPTLMEMAIAEKGLMVLDCDAIGVPGHAARNEGVNAINIAIKDIEWLHSYKFALESEVLGAVKMSVTQINAGTQHNVVPSSCKFVVDVRTNEYYTNEKAFAIIKEKLESKVSARSFRMNSSGIPMDHPLIQNGLNLGMKYYGSPTTSDQAIMKGFPTVKLGPGDSARSHTADEFIYINEIGDGIEKYYNLLDGLKLD
- the carB gene encoding carbamoyl-phosphate synthase (glutamine-hydrolyzing) large subunit → MKQDIKKVLVLGSGALKIGEAGEFDYSGSQALKAMKEEGIKTVLINPNIATVQTSKGIADEIYFLPVTPHFVEQVILKEKPDGILLAFGGQTALNCGIELFNAGTLEKYNLKVLGTPIETIIKTEDREIFANELRKIDVKTPNSMAVGSIDAALEAAEELGFPIIVRAAFTLGGQGSGFCNNMDELRSLAENALSYSSQILIEESLKGWKEVEYEVVRDAYDNCITVCNMENFDPLGIHTGESIVIAPSQTLTNSEYHKLRSLALKIIRHMGVVGECNVQYALDPNSEDYRVIEVNARLSRSSALASKATGYPLAFVAAKLGLGYALQDLKNAVTKTTTACFEPALDYVVCKIPRWDLNKFEGVTKEIGSSMKSVGEVMAIGRNFEEAIQKGLRMIGQGMHGFVGNVHSKFEDVDKELANPTDMRIFAVAQAFEKGYSIDKIHDLTKIDKWFLSKLEHITKLKWDLQKYNNLQELPDALLKDSKVYGFSDFQIARFVLKPESGNMESELLQVRNTRKKLGITPVVKQIDTLAAEYPAQTNYLYLTYSGSEDDLVYENDNKSVIVLGSGAYRIGSSVEFDWCSVNALSGVKKEGYRSVMINYNPETVSTDYDVCDRLYFDELSFERVLDIIDLEQPKGVIVSVGGQIPNNLSMRLHKSEVKVLGTSPESIDRAENRKTFSAMLDDLGVDQPRWAELSSIEAIHTFIDEVDFPVLIRPSYVLSGAAMNVVSNKNELEHFLNLATQVSKQYPVVVSEFIQQAKEIEFDGVAKNGEILIDAISEHVEFAGVHSGDATLVFPPQKLYFETIRRIRKIASEIANSLNITGPFNMQLLAKDNDIKVIECNVRASRSFPFVSKVMDYNFVELAATAMLDGPIPTQMPSMFELENIGVKASQFSFSRLSKADPILGVDMASTGEVGCIGPDYYDAILKSMLSVGYRIPKKSVLISSGPIRSKIELLKSAKMLEERGHKLYGTRGTAKFLEENGVTIESVGWPDEDVEITAQSLIKEHKVDLVINIPKNLSKTELNNDYSIRRTAIDLNVPLVTNARLASAFIYSFCKKSIDDLGIDSFSDYVEGKTDF
- the argB gene encoding acetylglutamate kinase, which produces MIDLTVVKIGGNVIDNPEELNEFLDAFSNLSGKIVLVHGGGKLASDLSGKLGVKTKMIDGRRITDAENLKLVSMVFAGLINKNIVAALQARGVNALGLCGADLDLIRAEKRPVDEVDYGFVGDITNVNTLALCKQIECNSVLAIAPITHDGQGQLLNTNADTVATEVAVALSRFYKVKLIYSFEKLGVLMSAEDESSVIPVLSKEKCSDMVTAGKINTGMLPKTQNAFYALAKGVEEVYIGNFVSMEKHQSSGTQVINS
- the carA gene encoding glutamine-hydrolyzing carbamoyl-phosphate synthase small subunit, encoding MSVKTKAKLILQDGSEYTGTSFGYQESIAGEMVFNTAMTGYPESLTDPSYRGQILVSTFPLIGNYGVPGTLQEDDLFRFYESEKIQVSAFIVSDYTEEFSHWNASLSLGDWMKEHKIPGIYGVDTRALTKKLREQGSMLAKIVFEDVEPEWKDPNLENLVAQVSTSEKIVYGDGKHKVLLLDCGVKNNIIRCLLKRDTTVIRVPHDYDFTNEEYDGLFISNGPGDPKQNVKAIANLKSVFEKDTPIMGICLGTQLMALAAGADTYKLKYGHRSHNQPVVLKGSKRCFITSQNHGYAINMDTLPNEWEPLFVNANDDTCEGIKHASKPFFSSQFHPEASSGPTDTEFLFDDFIEMIEDFKSNKK
- the argH gene encoding argininosuccinate lyase, whose translation is MKLWDKGVKVDKKIEQFTVGMDRELDLQLAAFDVLGSLAHIEMLESIGLLEKKELKMIQEELRKIYSSIKNDAFVIEDGIEDVHSQIEYQLTETLGDIGKKIHSGRSRNDQVLLDLKLFTRNKLEEIVREGRLLFDELIAKSNKNKNVLIPGYTHLQVAMPSSFGLWFGSYAESLSDDMMVLQAAYKVVNQNPLGSGAGYGSSFPLDRQMTTDLLGFRDLSYNVVYAQMGRGKMEFTVLSALANMAMTIAKLAMDACLYNSQNFNFLSFPDELTTGSSIMPHKKNPDVFELIRAHANALQMLPAQIQAVTSNLPSGYHRDYQLTKEFFMPAFDKMIACIEMTRVMLSNVKINKEVIKDERYKYMFTVEEVNQMVLDGIPFRDAYKKIGQIVEEGNFEYDGKVKHVHEGSIGNLCNDKIVDKMNDIFIGFNFNKTKEAYMNLLNRI